From [Clostridium] symbiosum, a single genomic window includes:
- a CDS encoding hemolysin family protein: MDSSDAIQLLILVVLLALSAFFSSSETALTTVNKIRMRTLADAGDGRAEFVMKVISNPGKMLSAILIGNNIVNLYASSLSTLLATRVWGNEAVGFATGVLTLFILVFGEITPKTISTLSAENIALRFAKIIYLIMIILTPVIYVVNHLSFVVLKIFRVDPNKRGESITEDELRTIVQVSHEEGVIESEEKKMINNVFDFGDAVAKDVMVPRIDMSFVDVNSSYEELIDLFREEKYTRFPVYEETTDNVLGIINIKDIFLAENREDFSVRSYLRQPLYTYEFKKVSELMIEMRKAMINIVIVLDEYGATAGLITLEDMLEEIVGEIRDEYDEDEENSLIQISPKEYVVEGSMKLADLNDHLELNLQSEDYDSIGGLVIGLLDHLPEEGEDVVIDNVRLRVDSVEKNRIDKIHVYILNPVEAVTAMRKEEAEKKEEKH, from the coding sequence TTGGATTCAAGTGACGCCATACAGTTGCTTATATTAGTTGTTTTGCTTGCTTTATCTGCATTTTTCTCATCGTCAGAGACTGCCCTTACCACGGTGAACAAGATTCGGATGAGGACTCTGGCCGATGCCGGTGACGGCAGGGCTGAGTTTGTCATGAAAGTAATCAGTAACCCGGGCAAGATGCTCAGTGCGATTCTAATCGGCAATAATATCGTAAACCTTTATGCTTCTTCCCTGTCCACGCTGCTGGCGACCAGAGTGTGGGGCAATGAGGCGGTGGGATTTGCGACAGGTGTGCTGACTTTATTCATTCTTGTGTTCGGTGAGATCACACCGAAGACAATTTCCACCCTATCAGCAGAGAATATAGCGCTTCGCTTTGCAAAAATTATATATCTTATTATGATCATTTTGACACCGGTGATTTATGTTGTGAACCACCTTTCCTTTGTTGTATTGAAAATCTTCCGGGTCGATCCGAATAAGAGAGGCGAGTCCATCACAGAGGACGAGCTGAGGACGATCGTGCAGGTCAGCCATGAGGAGGGCGTAATCGAGTCGGAAGAGAAAAAGATGATCAATAATGTGTTTGATTTTGGTGACGCCGTAGCAAAAGATGTGATGGTGCCGCGTATCGACATGAGTTTTGTGGATGTGAACAGCAGTTACGAAGAACTGATTGATCTGTTCCGCGAAGAAAAATACACCAGGTTTCCCGTCTATGAAGAGACAACGGACAATGTGCTGGGGATTATCAACATCAAGGATATTTTCCTGGCAGAGAACAGGGAAGACTTTTCGGTGAGGAGTTATCTGCGCCAGCCGCTCTATACCTATGAGTTCAAGAAGGTTTCGGAGCTGATGATTGAGATGAGGAAGGCGATGATCAATATTGTTATCGTCCTGGATGAATACGGCGCAACGGCGGGGCTGATTACGCTTGAAGATATGCTGGAGGAGATCGTCGGGGAGATACGTGATGAGTACGATGAGGATGAGGAGAATTCCCTGATCCAGATCAGCCCGAAGGAATACGTGGTGGAAGGTTCCATGAAGCTGGCAGATTTAAATGACCATCTGGAGCTGAATCTTCAGTCGGAGGATTACGATTCAATCGGCGGCCTGGTGATAGGACTTCTGGATCACCTTCCCGAGGAGGGAGAAGATGTTGTGATAGATAATGTCCGCCTGAGAGTGGACAGCGTGGAGAAGAACAGAATCGATAAAATCCATGTATATATTCTGAATCCGGTGGAGGCCGTAACGGCGATGCGGAAGGAAGAAGCAGAGAAAAAAGAAGAGAAACATTAA
- the tgt gene encoding tRNA guanosine(34) transglycosylase Tgt — translation MEYKILYKDGRAKRAEMKTAHGTIQTPVFMNVGTVGAIKGAVSTDDLKEIGTQVELSNTYHLHVRTGDKLIKQFGGLHKFMHWDRPILTDSGGFQVFSLSGLRKIKEEGVYFNSHIDGRKIFMGPEESMQIQSNLGSTIAMAFDECPSSVASREYVQASVDRTTRWLVRCKEEMKRLNSLPDTVNREQLLFGINQGAVYDDIRIEHAKTISEMDLDGYAVGGLAVGETHDEMYRILDSVVPYLPENKPTYLMGVGTPANILEAVDRGVDFFDCVYPTRNGRHSHVYTNHGKMNLLNSKYELDPRPLEEGCGCPACRSYSRAYIRHLFKAKEMLGMRLCVLHNLYFYNKMMEEIRDAIEHHRYAEYKAAKLAGMMAGEEQN, via the coding sequence ATGGAATACAAGATTCTTTATAAAGATGGACGCGCCAAGAGGGCGGAGATGAAAACCGCCCACGGCACTATCCAGACACCGGTTTTCATGAACGTGGGTACGGTCGGCGCCATCAAAGGCGCCGTGTCGACCGACGATTTAAAGGAAATCGGCACGCAGGTGGAGTTGTCCAACACCTACCACCTTCATGTGAGGACCGGAGACAAGCTGATTAAACAGTTTGGCGGCCTTCACAAGTTTATGCACTGGGACAGGCCGATTCTGACTGATTCCGGCGGTTTCCAGGTATTTTCCCTGTCGGGTCTCCGAAAGATTAAGGAGGAGGGCGTTTATTTCAATTCCCACATCGACGGCAGGAAGATATTTATGGGGCCGGAGGAGAGCATGCAGATTCAGTCCAACCTGGGTTCCACTATCGCGATGGCATTCGATGAATGTCCTTCCAGCGTGGCCTCCAGGGAGTATGTCCAGGCATCGGTAGACAGGACCACGAGATGGCTTGTCCGCTGTAAGGAGGAGATGAAACGTCTTAACTCCCTGCCTGACACGGTAAACCGGGAGCAGCTCCTTTTTGGAATCAACCAGGGCGCTGTTTACGACGATATCCGTATTGAACATGCAAAGACCATCAGTGAGATGGATTTGGACGGTTATGCGGTGGGGGGGCTGGCCGTGGGGGAAACCCACGATGAGATGTATCGTATACTGGACTCGGTTGTTCCATATCTGCCGGAGAATAAACCTACTTACCTGATGGGAGTGGGAACGCCGGCCAACATTCTGGAGGCGGTAGACCGCGGCGTGGATTTCTTCGACTGCGTATATCCGACCAGAAACGGACGCCACAGCCATGTATACACAAACCATGGCAAGATGAACCTGCTCAATTCAAAATATGAGCTGGATCCGAGACCTCTTGAGGAGGGATGCGGCTGTCCGGCATGCCGTTCTTACAGCCGGGCGTATATCAGACATCTCTTCAAGGCAAAAGAAATGCTCGGGATGAGATTATGTGTATTGCATAATTTATATTTTTATAATAAAATGATGGAAGAGATTCGCGACGCAATCGAACATCACCGTTATGCCGAATATAAGGCTGCAAAGCTGGCCGGCATGATGGCCGGTGAGGAACAGAACTGA
- the secD gene encoding protein translocase subunit SecD: MKNKKGKGLLGLLILLVAVGIFGYFGYSTMESIKLGLDLAGGVSITYQAKEENPSSEDMADTIYKLQQRVQNYSTEAEVYQEGNNRINVDIPGVSDANAILQELGKPGSLVFLDSEFNQVLDGKQVSSAKAGMDDSSGVKEYVVALTFNEEGTKAFADATTNGVGKPIYIVYDGQAISAPNVKEPITGGQCRIDGMGSYEEAENLAATIRIGSLSLELEELRSNVVGAKLGQEAISTSLKAGAIGFAIVVVFMIFAYLVPGIAASIALCLYVGLILVLLAAFEVTLTLPGVAGIILSIGMAVDANVIIFTRIKEEIGLGKTVKSAIKTGFAKALSAIIDGNVTTLIAAAVLFWRGSGTVKGFAATLAIGIVLSMFTALFVTKFTLNCLYEAGLQDAKFYGIKKDTKIKPFLKYKKLCFAISAVMIVAGFAAMGLNSASTGSILNYSMEFRGGTSTNVTFNEDLSLDQISSEVVPVVEKITGEAGTQTQKVAGTNEVIIKTRTLSVEERETLDQAMVDNFGVDQEKITADSISGAISNEMKQDAIIAVVIATICMLLYIWFRFSNITFAASAVLALVHDVLVVITFYAVFKWSVGSTFIACMLTIVGYSINATIVIFDRIRENMKLKKHTQTVEDVVNLSISQTLTRSINTSLTTFIMVFVLFLMGVSSIREFALPLMVGIVCGTYSSVCLTGSLWYVFSQNKEKKAAEARSVKTKKEK; this comes from the coding sequence ATGAAGAACAAAAAAGGAAAGGGCCTCTTAGGGCTGCTGATCCTGCTTGTTGCCGTCGGTATATTCGGCTATTTTGGATATTCAACGATGGAATCAATCAAGCTGGGACTGGATCTGGCCGGCGGTGTCAGCATTACCTACCAGGCAAAAGAGGAAAATCCGTCTTCAGAAGATATGGCGGATACGATCTATAAGCTGCAGCAGAGGGTGCAGAACTACAGCACCGAGGCTGAGGTTTATCAGGAAGGTAATAACCGTATCAACGTAGATATCCCTGGTGTTTCCGATGCCAATGCGATTCTGCAGGAATTAGGCAAACCTGGTTCCCTTGTTTTCCTGGATTCTGAATTCAACCAGGTCCTGGATGGAAAACAGGTGAGCAGCGCCAAAGCCGGCATGGATGACAGCAGCGGCGTAAAAGAGTATGTGGTTGCCCTGACCTTCAATGAGGAAGGCACAAAGGCATTTGCCGATGCAACGACAAACGGAGTTGGAAAACCAATTTATATCGTATATGACGGACAGGCCATTTCCGCTCCTAACGTAAAAGAGCCAATCACAGGCGGCCAGTGCCGTATCGACGGCATGGGAAGCTATGAGGAGGCTGAGAATCTGGCTGCTACAATCCGTATCGGTTCCCTTTCCCTGGAACTGGAAGAACTTCGTTCCAACGTCGTTGGCGCAAAGCTGGGCCAGGAAGCCATTTCCACCAGCCTTAAGGCCGGAGCAATCGGCTTTGCCATTGTTGTTGTATTTATGATTTTTGCATATCTGGTACCCGGAATTGCAGCTTCCATCGCACTGTGCCTGTATGTAGGACTGATTCTGGTTCTGCTGGCGGCCTTTGAGGTGACGCTCACCCTTCCTGGGGTGGCCGGTATCATTCTGTCCATTGGTATGGCCGTGGACGCCAACGTTATCATCTTCACCCGTATCAAGGAGGAGATTGGCCTTGGCAAGACGGTAAAATCAGCCATTAAGACAGGTTTTGCAAAAGCCCTTTCCGCTATTATCGACGGTAACGTTACAACCCTGATTGCGGCGGCAGTTCTTTTCTGGAGAGGTTCCGGTACGGTAAAAGGATTCGCGGCCACACTGGCGATTGGTATCGTCCTTTCCATGTTCACGGCTCTGTTTGTGACTAAATTCACTCTGAACTGTCTGTATGAGGCGGGATTACAGGATGCAAAATTCTACGGTATTAAGAAGGACACCAAGATAAAACCGTTCTTAAAATACAAAAAACTCTGCTTTGCAATTTCTGCAGTTATGATTGTGGCGGGATTTGCAGCAATGGGATTAAACAGCGCTTCCACAGGATCCATCCTGAATTACAGCATGGAGTTCCGCGGAGGAACATCCACCAACGTGACGTTCAACGAGGATTTATCCTTAGACCAGATTTCGTCCGAGGTTGTCCCGGTTGTGGAGAAAATTACAGGTGAAGCGGGAACTCAGACTCAGAAGGTAGCGGGTACGAATGAGGTCATCATCAAGACGAGAACCCTGAGTGTGGAAGAGAGAGAAACGCTTGATCAGGCTATGGTTGATAACTTCGGTGTGGATCAGGAGAAGATCACGGCAGACAGTATTTCCGGCGCCATCAGCAACGAGATGAAGCAGGATGCTATTATCGCCGTAGTCATTGCCACCATCTGTATGCTGCTTTACATCTGGTTCCGTTTCAGCAACATCACGTTTGCGGCCAGCGCGGTTCTGGCTCTTGTGCATGACGTACTCGTGGTCATCACGTTCTATGCGGTATTCAAGTGGTCCGTAGGCTCCACCTTTATCGCGTGTATGCTTACCATTGTGGGTTATTCCATCAACGCCACCATTGTTATTTTCGACCGTATCCGTGAGAATATGAAGCTGAAAAAGCACACACAGACGGTTGAAGATGTTGTAAACTTAAGTATCAGCCAGACGCTGACAAGAAGTATTAATACTTCCCTTACCACCTTTATCATGGTATTTGTGCTCTTCCTGATGGGCGTTTCCTCCATCCGTGAGTTTGCGCTTCCGTTAATGGTTGGTATTGTCTGCGGTACGTATTCTTCCGTCTGCCTGACCGGTTCCCTGTGGTATGTCTTCAGCCAGAATAAGGAGAAGAAGGCCGCTGAGGCACGTTCGGTAAAGACAAAGAAAGAGAAATAA
- a CDS encoding TetR/AcrR family transcriptional regulator: MRKKDDSLRGTLIDSARAIADTEGIEAVNMRSIAQRAGVATGTVYNYFSSKEDILLALTEEYWKKTLYEMRTAVTADSFCGQLEEIFIFLKERIDSSGSSLMNSLGEVKKAGQERMESMQAVLAETLIRRMEQDPFVRNDIWDGTFTMEQYSRFIVANMVMLLRTEPYEFHFFIEMVRRTLCRTGDEDGTGDCGNNI; the protein is encoded by the coding sequence ATGAGAAAAAAAGACGACAGTCTGCGCGGCACTCTGATTGATTCTGCGCGGGCGATTGCAGATACGGAAGGAATTGAGGCGGTCAATATGCGCTCGATTGCACAGAGGGCAGGGGTAGCGACCGGCACGGTTTATAACTATTTTTCCAGTAAGGAGGATATCCTGCTGGCCCTGACGGAAGAGTACTGGAAGAAGACGCTGTATGAGATGAGGACGGCGGTCACGGCAGATTCTTTCTGCGGACAGCTTGAAGAGATTTTCATCTTTCTGAAGGAACGTATCGACAGCTCGGGAAGTTCGCTTATGAACAGCCTGGGTGAAGTGAAAAAAGCGGGGCAGGAACGCATGGAATCGATGCAGGCGGTACTGGCTGAAACGCTGATCCGGCGGATGGAGCAGGATCCTTTCGTGCGGAATGATATTTGGGACGGGACATTTACCATGGAACAGTATTCGCGTTTTATTGTGGCGAATATGGTCATGTTATTGAGGACGGAGCCGTATGAATTCCATTTCTTTATTGAGATGGTCAGACGTACGCTCTGCAGGACAGGAGACGAAGATGGCACAGGCGATTGCGGAAACAATATTTGA
- the lspA gene encoding signal peptidase II, translating to MHFLGLMAGLFGLDIFLKGKTEAGKAEDYPRDLEGTSGRIRLYRNHNEGFCFGLLKQNKELVKNVPLAFTSAVTGVFLWLLTRKGRFIDKLGFTFVTAGALSNLFDRMKRGYVVDYFSFQFGWLKKVVFNIGDLCIFFGTFLLTVSEFFPGTEHKNIPEKVKEKAE from the coding sequence ATGCATTTTCTGGGTTTAATGGCCGGACTGTTTGGGCTCGATATTTTTTTAAAGGGTAAAACAGAAGCTGGGAAAGCGGAGGATTATCCCAGGGATTTAGAGGGAACTTCCGGAAGGATCAGACTGTACAGGAATCACAATGAGGGGTTCTGTTTTGGACTTCTCAAACAGAACAAGGAGCTTGTAAAAAACGTCCCTCTCGCATTTACGTCGGCCGTGACAGGCGTTTTTCTGTGGCTTCTGACGAGAAAGGGGCGTTTTATTGATAAACTGGGCTTTACTTTTGTGACGGCGGGAGCGCTCAGCAATCTTTTTGACCGGATGAAGCGGGGATATGTGGTCGACTATTTCAGCTTTCAGTTTGGATGGCTTAAAAAGGTGGTATTCAATATCGGCGACCTCTGTATCTTCTTTGGAACCTTTCTCCTGACCGTGTCGGAGTTTTTTCCCGGCACAGAGCATAAGAACATACCGGAAAAGGTGAAGGAAAAGGCAGAATAA
- a CDS encoding DUF2871 domain-containing protein, with protein MMKHYANASLVYAAAAMVSGVFYKEYTKWNGFTGYTNLSVMHAHYFILGMFFFLILMLLEKNFRFAGEKGVGTIIAVYHAGLNITGLGFLLRGLTQVWNSTLTRGMDASISGIAGIGHILLSVSVILLLLRLRKQVIKDN; from the coding sequence ATGATGAAGCATTACGCAAACGCATCTCTTGTATACGCGGCGGCAGCCATGGTATCGGGAGTGTTTTACAAGGAATACACAAAATGGAACGGTTTCACAGGCTATACAAATTTGTCTGTGATGCATGCGCATTATTTTATTCTGGGAATGTTCTTTTTTCTCATATTGATGCTGCTTGAAAAGAATTTTAGATTTGCGGGAGAAAAGGGCGTTGGAACGATTATCGCCGTCTATCATGCCGGGCTGAATATTACCGGACTTGGCTTTTTACTCAGGGGGCTGACACAGGTATGGAACAGCACGCTGACCAGGGGCATGGACGCCTCTATCTCGGGCATTGCGGGGATTGGCCATATTCTGCTTTCCGTCAGTGTGATTCTTCTGCTGCTGAGGCTCAGGAAACAGGTAATTAAGGACAATTAG
- the coaW gene encoding type II pantothenate kinase: MKATIGIDIGGSTTKIAGFSEDKKLLGTLQVKASDQMTSMYGALGRFLREQSLSLEDVSKIVLTGVGASFVNEDIYGIQTVKAVELDAIARGGLALAGLDAALIVSIGTGTAFVRADQNEIRHIGGSGVGGGTLSGLASHFLHESDIFVLSSMAEKGSLSKVDLMMSDIFCGDIASLPPELTAANFGKVKNDASDCDVAAALFNLVYQTVGVLAIFALTNDTLTDIVLTGSLACLPPAVKVFDVFEEMKDLYGVHFIIPPNAAFATAIGAVMLNFDEN, translated from the coding sequence ATGAAAGCAACGATTGGTATCGATATCGGCGGTTCTACGACGAAAATCGCCGGGTTTTCAGAGGATAAGAAGCTTCTCGGCACGCTCCAGGTCAAGGCCTCGGATCAGATGACGTCCATGTATGGCGCTCTAGGCCGGTTTCTGCGCGAGCAGAGTCTCTCACTGGAGGATGTGTCGAAAATCGTACTTACCGGAGTGGGCGCCTCTTTTGTCAATGAAGATATTTATGGGATCCAGACCGTTAAAGCGGTGGAACTGGACGCCATTGCGCGCGGCGGGCTGGCTCTCGCGGGGCTGGACGCGGCGCTGATCGTCAGTATCGGCACCGGCACCGCCTTTGTAAGGGCGGATCAAAACGAAATCCGTCATATCGGCGGCAGCGGAGTGGGCGGAGGAACGCTCTCCGGACTGGCCTCCCATTTTCTCCACGAAAGCGACATCTTTGTTCTGTCCTCCATGGCGGAAAAAGGCAGCCTGTCAAAGGTGGATCTGATGATGAGCGATATTTTCTGCGGTGACATCGCTTCACTTCCCCCGGAACTGACCGCTGCCAATTTCGGTAAGGTAAAAAATGACGCCAGCGACTGTGACGTCGCTGCCGCCCTGTTTAATCTTGTGTATCAGACCGTCGGTGTCCTGGCTATCTTTGCCCTGACCAACGATACACTGACCGACATCGTCCTGACCGGCTCTCTCGCCTGTCTGCCGCCGGCCGTAAAGGTATTCGATGTGTTTGAGGAGATGAAGGACCTCTATGGCGTCCACTTCATCATCCCGCCGAACGCCGCTTTTGCAACCGCCATCGGCGCGGTTATGCTGAACTTTGATGAAAACTGA
- the scfA gene encoding six-cysteine ranthipeptide SCIFF produces MKHVKTLNTNTLKNTMKKGGCGECQTSCQSACKTSCTVGNQSCENQNR; encoded by the coding sequence ATGAAACACGTTAAAACATTGAACACAAATACTTTAAAGAATACGATGAAGAAGGGCGGCTGCGGCGAATGCCAGACATCCTGCCAGTCTGCATGTAAGACATCCTGTACGGTAGGAAACCAGAGCTGCGAGAACCAGAATCGCTAA
- the scfB gene encoding thioether cross-link-forming SCIFF peptide maturase yields the protein MIHQYINNGFYIVLDVNSGSVHSVDPLLYDAIKLLSDRLADMSEPAPVPQAVAEEVTGILEEKYSTDEIREAFSDIQELIDREELFTADVYKDYVMDFKKRQTVVKALCLHIAHDCNLACKYCFAEEGEYHGRRALMSFEVGKKALDFLIANSGSRRNLEVDFFGGEPLMNWEVVKQLVEYGRSQEELYNKKFRFTLTTNGVLLNDEIMDFCNREMSNVVLSLDGRKDVNDRMRPFRNGKGSYDLIVPKFQKFAKERAERDYFVRGTFTRNNLDFSGDVLHFADLGFEKMSIEPVVAPPEEDYAIREEDLPQIMEEYDKLAVEYIKRQKEGRGFTFFHFMLDLNQGPCVAKRLSGCGSGTEYLAVTPWGDLYPCHQFVGNEEFLLGNVDEGVTNLAIRDEFKLCNVYAKDKCRDCFARFYCSGGCAANSFNFHGSITDAYDIGCEMQKKRIECAIMIKAALAEEE from the coding sequence GTGATTCATCAATATATAAATAACGGTTTTTATATCGTTTTAGACGTGAACAGCGGTTCTGTCCATTCAGTGGATCCGCTTCTTTATGATGCAATTAAACTTCTCTCAGACAGGCTCGCGGATATGAGCGAACCTGCGCCGGTGCCTCAGGCAGTGGCTGAGGAAGTGACGGGCATTCTGGAGGAAAAATACAGTACGGACGAAATAAGGGAAGCGTTTTCCGACATTCAGGAGCTGATTGACCGGGAAGAGCTTTTTACCGCCGATGTGTATAAAGACTATGTCATGGATTTTAAAAAGAGGCAGACGGTGGTAAAAGCGCTTTGTCTCCACATTGCCCACGACTGTAATCTGGCCTGTAAGTACTGCTTTGCGGAAGAGGGAGAGTACCACGGCCGCAGGGCGCTGATGAGCTTTGAAGTGGGAAAGAAGGCGCTCGATTTCCTGATTGCAAATTCCGGTTCCAGGCGAAACCTGGAAGTGGATTTCTTCGGCGGCGAGCCTCTGATGAACTGGGAAGTTGTAAAACAGCTTGTGGAATACGGCCGTTCCCAGGAGGAACTTTACAATAAGAAATTCCGTTTTACCCTGACCACAAACGGCGTTCTGTTAAACGACGAGATCATGGATTTCTGCAACAGGGAGATGAGCAATGTTGTTCTGAGCCTGGACGGAAGAAAGGATGTCAACGACAGGATGCGTCCGTTCCGGAACGGAAAGGGAAGCTATGACCTGATCGTACCGAAGTTCCAGAAGTTCGCGAAAGAACGGGCGGAGCGCGACTACTTTGTCAGGGGAACGTTCACCAGGAATAACCTGGACTTCTCCGGGGATGTGCTCCATTTTGCAGATCTCGGATTTGAAAAGATGTCCATAGAGCCGGTTGTGGCTCCTCCGGAGGAAGACTATGCCATCCGGGAGGAAGATCTTCCTCAGATTATGGAGGAGTACGATAAACTGGCTGTAGAATATATTAAACGCCAGAAAGAGGGAAGGGGCTTTACCTTTTTCCACTTTATGCTGGATCTGAACCAGGGCCCCTGTGTTGCAAAACGCCTTTCCGGCTGCGGTTCAGGAACTGAGTACCTGGCAGTGACGCCATGGGGGGATCTCTATCCGTGCCATCAGTTTGTGGGAAATGAAGAATTCCTGCTCGGCAATGTGGATGAGGGAGTGACGAATTTGGCGATCCGTGATGAATTCAAGCTTTGCAATGTCTACGCAAAGGACAAGTGCAGGGACTGTTTCGCCAGATTTTACTGCAGCGGCGGCTGTGCGGCCAACTCTTTTAATTTCCACGGCTCCATCACAGATGCCTATGACATCGGATGCGAGATGCAGAAAAAGCGCATCGAATGCGCAATCATGATTAAAGCGGCTCTGGCCGAGGAAGAATAA
- the yajC gene encoding preprotein translocase subunit YajC — MGTMGWVLYFVFIIGLMYFIAIRPQQKEKKKMQELMAGVSVGDSVLTSSGFYGVIIDMTDDTVIVEFGSNKNCRIPMRKDAIVQVEKPEL; from the coding sequence ATGGGCACAATGGGCTGGGTACTTTATTTTGTCTTTATCATAGGACTTATGTACTTTATCGCAATCAGACCACAGCAGAAGGAAAAGAAAAAGATGCAGGAACTGATGGCAGGTGTTTCAGTAGGCGACAGCGTTCTGACATCCAGCGGATTTTACGGTGTTATCATCGACATGACGGATGACACGGTTATCGTTGAATTTGGAAGCAATAAGAATTGTCGTATTCCAATGCGCAAGGATGCAATCGTCCAGGTTGAAAAACCGGAACTGTAA
- a CDS encoding TIGR04086 family membrane protein, with amino-acid sequence MGKSSLRILIRTIFTTYILTAVFLLILAFSLYQFHLSESQVNLGINVIYIVACFIGGVLAGKAAKMKRFLWGFFSGAVYFLVLLAVSFVINKSIGSNMNELALIFAMCAGSGTIGGMIS; translated from the coding sequence ATGGGAAAGTCCAGTCTGCGGATTCTTATCCGCACCATTTTTACCACCTACATACTCACCGCCGTTTTTCTGCTGATTCTGGCGTTCAGCCTCTATCAGTTTCACTTGAGTGAAAGTCAGGTAAACCTGGGAATCAATGTCATTTACATTGTCGCCTGCTTTATCGGCGGCGTACTGGCCGGAAAGGCCGCCAAGATGAAACGGTTTCTGTGGGGATTCTTCTCCGGCGCCGTTTATTTCCTGGTGCTTCTGGCCGTGTCCTTCGTTATTAACAAAAGCATTGGAAGCAATATGAACGAACTGGCTCTCATTTTCGCCATGTGTGCCGGCAGCGGCACCATCGGCGGGATGATCAGCTGA